TCGGTGCGATTGGGCGAGATATAAATTTAGCCATGGATAACCTGCGGGAAGCCGTAGAACGGGGCGACTCTGCTGAGAGCAGCAAGGATCAGCTGGTTCTAAACCTGGCCCATGACTTGCGCACACCGCTGACCTCCGTTATCGGGTATCTGGATTTCATTCTTAAAGACAATCAGCTGACTCCGGAGCAATCCAGGCACTATGCCCATATCGCTTACACCAAGTCTCAACGCTTGGAGAAACTTATCGATGAGTTATTTGAAATCACCCGAATGAACTACGGCAAGGTCCAGCTTGAGAAGAACATGATCGATCTCGATGAGCTGCTTAACCAACTGAACGAAGAATTATATCCTATATTTGAAAAAAACGGCCTTACCTCCAGAATGAACATTGCGGAGCAGTTGATTATAGGCGGAGATGGAGATTTACTGGCTCGCGTATTTGAGAATCTCCTCACCAATGCGATCCGGTATGGGAATGATGGCCAATTCATAGACATTCACGCATATGTGGATGCCGATGAGGTTGTCGTTCAAATCATCAACTATGGCGATTGTATTGAACCTGAGGAGCTTCCGCATATCTTCGATATGTTTTACACCGGCGATCGGGCACGAAGCCATCAAACGGGAAGCACGGGACTCGGGCTCTTCATTACCAAAAACATCGTGGAGCAGCATGGTGGAACCATTTCCGCACAGAGCAGCATGATCCGCACACTCTTCGAGGTGCGTTTGCCCAAGGGCGATTCATTTATTTAAGAAAAATTTTAGAAATAGCCTGCTTCTTTTTTAAATATTTTTCCCTAACCTTAAGAACATAGGACTGGGGACCAAAGAATAGGAAGCAGGCTATTTAACATAACGAATTCGTTCTTTTTACTCAAACCATTTTATCCCATTGTACAAACCCGAACCTCCAGATCGGTGCGTACCGTATCTCCAGAATCCTAGCATCACCAAGTCCTGAATCATTTGCCGGAGGACGCATATTGAATATCTAGAAACAAAAGGGTGTCCGCGTGCCCATCGGAATTATACATGGATGAAAAGATAAAAATATCCGCCGATTCTGTTTTAGGCGGACTCTTCTCGAGGAACTTCCCCTTCTTATTGTCATAGAAATACTCCAGGATGTCATCGGATGGTGATGGATCGTATTCTCCATATCGTTTCTTGATCTCGCCAATTTGCATTCCTATTTCAGCACCGCGCGTTGTTTGATAATGACCTTTCGATTCTTCCTCCATCCTGATCGCAACAACGGCATCATCTCTGTAGAACACCGCGATCCCGAAATCGTAGTCAAATACACCTCTGGCATGCTCTTGTCCCGTGCCAAGCACTTTTTCAGCATCCGCACGATTCATGCCGTAGTGTACCTTTTGGCCATTATCTATGCGCACGATCCCCATGTCTTCTTTGGTAAACTTCTCCGTTGGCTCACCGCCGCCGCTACAGCCTCCTAAGACCAGGATCAATACTATCAACAAGCAGAAGTATCTAACCATGTAATCCTCCTCCTCTAGAGTTTTTTCCAAGATTTTACCATATAATGCTTTACAAAGGGCACTATTTCTACCTGGGCGTGCATCAAAAGTACATGCTCACAAAAAGGTTCGGCATTCGAAAAGTATCCAGCCATAAAAAAAGATGCCCCACCAGATCCAGCATCTGATGGGGGCACCCTAATTTCCACGTCCAGTTATAAATGATCTTAATAAATCGTCCGCCCCTGCTCATCCGGCACGCCGGATTTACGGAAGAAATATGTGTTGATTACATCCCGCCAATGCTTCGCATGCTCGGCTTGATCAGTCAGCCGGTCAGTAACCTGAGCGAAACGCTCCGGATCGACCATTCCTTCCAGCGAGGTCCATGCCTCAAGCAATCCAGCCGCTGCTTGCGCCCCGTCAAAATGCGCATCATAGATATGCTGAATCACCGATTTACCGGATTTCAACACATGTGAATACGGCACATGATGGAAGAACAGCAGCAGCTCGTCAGGACAATCCGCCAGCGAATCATATCGAGCCTTATTCGGCTCGAAATACTGTGCGGTATAACCCGTTCCCGTCGCCACCGTGCGATCGACGCCTATCCCGTCCCGATCGGCAAAATGGTACGTACCCCACCTTGAATATTCATAGCCGTCCACATCCGGGCCATAATGCGTATGCGGCGTAATCATCCAGCCCACCCCGAGCGGGGAAGTGTAGCTTTCATAGATCGGCCACGATTGCATAAGCATGTCGCATACCGTGTTGACCACCATGTCGTCATTACCGAAGGTTAACCTCGTCCATTCTTCCGCGCTCTCCTCGGAGGACAATTCCGGATCCCAGACCAGACGTCCAAAGCCATACAGATTGGCCTGTGCCAAGGTGTGCCCCGTCCAGTTCTCATCATTTCCAATGTTGGAAACGGCAGCGATTCCGCTGTATTTCATGCCGTGCAGGGAACCATTCACGATCTTCTTCACCTCGGACCCCGCCCCATTCGCATAGGTATCGAAATCCAGCACCTCTTTCCATTGCGGCACCAGATAGCATACGTGACGCTGCTGTCCGGTATATTCCTGGGCGGCCTGGAACTCGAGCACTTGATTGGTCTCTTTCAAGCTGCCAAACAGCGGCGATACCGGTTCCCGCACTTGAAAGTCCATGGGCCCGTTCTTAATCTGCAGCAGCACATTGTCCTTAAACCTGCCGTCCAGCGGGGTAAAATGATCATAGGCCGCCCGTGCGCGGTCTGTGCTGCGGTCGCGCCAATCCTGCATGCAGTTGTAGACGAAGCAGCGCCAGATGACGAGCCCGCCATGCGGCTCCAAGACTTCAGCCAGCATATTGGCGCCATCGGCATGGTCCCTGCCATAGGCAAACGGGCCGGGGCGATGCTCCGAATCCGCCTTCACCAGGAAGCCGCCAAAGTCCGGAATATGATCGTAAATCTCATTCGCCGTGTCCTTCCACCACTGCTGAACCTCTTCGTTCAGCGGATCGGAGGTCGATACGCCGCCGATATGCAGCGGAGCCGCAAAGTTAATGCTCAAGTACAATGTAATCCCATATACCCGGAAGATATCCGCAATCTTCGCAATCGTCGGCAAATATTCCGCGGTAATGAATTTTGTCTCGATCTCGTGCACATTGACGTTATTAATGGAGATGGCATTCATACCCACGGAAGCCAACAGACGAGCGTAATCTCTCACGCGATCCAGATTTTCGGCAAACCGTCCGTTTTCGTAAAAAATCGAGCTGCCCGAGTACCCGCGTTCCACCGAGCCGTCGGCATTATCCCATTGATTGATCATCCGCAGTCCGTTCGCTGGCTGCTCGGTTACGTTCAGTCCAGTTAACGGTTGGTCAGAGGCCAGCAATCTCAATAAATGAAACACCCCATATAATACGCCTTTACCGGATCCACCGATCAATACCAACTTCTCCTGCTGCCCTTGGATTGAATGCTCCAGCTGAAAACCTTCTGCGCCTAGCTGGGCTGCCATCCGGCCCCTATCTCGACCTGAGCTGTCCCCGCCTGAGCCGACCCCCTCCATTTCTCCCATGTCTGCATCAGCTGCCGCAAGAATGCGTACCTCGAGATAAGATGAAGCCGGGGCCTCGACCGTGATGACCGGTACAATCCCCAGCATGGATTGGCATGCCCGCTTCAGTTCCTCAATGGCAGCGTTCGCAACCCGCGACTGCTGCAGGTCCGCTACAATCGTGCCGAGCAGCCTGCTGTATCCGGAGGCAAGCTCCCGGTCCTTGATGGGCGCATACTGCAGCCACGCTTTATATAAAGTGCTGTTCAATGTAAACTCCCCCTTTTTGTACAAGGTCAACGTTTCTCCCCAGCATCTCACTGTTTTCAACGCCTGCTTCCTTAAGCTCGAACATGCAGACGCCGGCCACAAGGACCGGCATCATGACAAACTGATGGCGTCTTCAGCCGCCTGTATTATCGCTATTGTTATATAAAATGATAGCTTAAGCCCCAGTATCCTTACACCTTAATCGTATGCTCCACCAATCGGTGAAACGCCGGTTTCGGCTGATGCCGCTCATCAAACAGGAAGGGCCAATTCTTTCGCCCCCGTACCGGGAAATCGTCCAGCCAAGTGTAATCGTCGGCTGCGCCCCAGAAGGTAACGGACGTAATATGATCCCGGTACTCCTTCAGAATGCCGAACATTGCCTCGTACCGCTTGGCTTGAGCCTCCAGAAGCTCTTCTGGCGCTTCGGTCAGATCCTTCCGCTTGTCGTCAAACCGGAACATCGACACATCGAGCTCCGTGAGCTGAAGCTGCAGGCCGAGCGACGCATACTTCTCGATCGCGGCGCGGATATCGTCAAGACCCGGATCGTACAGATTCCAGTGTGCCTGCAATCCTATGCCATGGATCGGCGTTCCTTGATCCAGCAAAGACTTGACCAGTGTATGGATTTTGTCCCGCTTGTTCGGATGGGACTCATTGTAATCGTTATAGAACAACAGCGCCGACGGATCGGCTTCATGAGCATACTCAAATGCCTTGGAGATAAACTCCGGACCGGCAATGTCCAGCCACTTGGATGGACGAAGCAGCTCGGCGCCTTCATCGGCAATTACCTCGTTGACGACGTCCCAGGCGTAAATATCATCCTTGTACCGCTTTACGACCGTATCGGTATGCGATTTCAACCGTTCAAAAAGCGTGGCTTTATCCACCAAGTCCCCGTTTTTGTCTACGAACAGCCAGTCGGTTGTTTGGTTATGCCACACCAGCGTATGGCCGCGCATCTTCATCCCATGCTTGCGGGCGAAGGTGACGAGCTGGTCCGCATCCTTGAACGTATATCTATCCTCCGCCGGATGCACGCTGACAAACTTCATTTCATTTTCCGCTGTGATGCTGTTGAAATGATAGGATAGCAATTCCTCTTGCGTTTCGATCGTCCGCGGGCTCACGGCCGCTCCAATGAGAAAGTCATTCGCGAACCATTCCTTAAGCCTCGGTTCATTTCGCTGCGTGTTGGACACATCCAGTCCCTCCTTAAATTATAGATAATAGCAAGATTGATGGTTATGATCGTGATGCCACAGGCATCGGTTGGTCGACAGCCATCCATTCATGCCCCGGACCACGCACCGTGCGCACAGGGAGTAGTTCGCACGATGTACTTAAATTAGCGGCTCCCGGAGCTCAGCCTTTCACGCCGCCCAGAGTCATCCCTTGTACGAAGTATTTTTGCAGGAACGGATATACCAGAATGATCGGCACGCTGGCCACAATGGTCATCGTTGCCCGAATGGAGGTCGGCGTAACCTGATTCGCACCGCTCTCGGAGCTTGCAAACTGGCTTGCATAATCGTTGCCCGAATTCAGCGATGAGTTCGAATTCTGGAGTATTTTCATCAGTTCATACTGCAGGGTGCTAAGCTCACTGTATGAAGAGTTGTACAAGAATACGTCAAACCAGGAATTCCACTGGGATACCGCCGTAAACAGCGATACCGTAGCAAGCACGGGCACGCATAACGGAAGCACGATTTTCATGAAAGTCGTGAATTCGCCGGCGCCGTCGATCCGGGCCGATTCCAGAATTCCCTCTGGTAGTCCTTCAATAAAGGAACGGATGACAATCACGTTAAACACGCCGATCAGGCCTGGAATGATGTACACCGAGAAGGTGCCCAGCATGCCCAATTCGCGAATCAGCAGGAAGTTCGGAATCAAACCGCCGCTGAAATACATCGTTAAGATGAAAGCAATCGATACGAATTTACGCAGCACATATTCCGGACGGCTGATCGTATAGGCGACCATGGCACAGCAGAATACCGAGGTAATCGTTCCGATCACCGTACGCAGAACCGAGATGAAGGTAGCGTGAAATATCGTTGCTTCGTTAAATACATATTTATAATTCTCCCACGTGAAATCCCGCGGCCATAAATAAATGCCGCCTTTCACCGAATCCGTCGCATTGTTGAAGGATACCGCGAGCGTATTGATGAACGGGTATAACGTGATAATCATGAGACAGATCATAAACACCATGTTAAAGGTATCGAATAACCGGTCCGCAGGAGACTTGAACCGGGCATGAGCTCGTGGTAAATCTGACATCTTCGCCATATGAATCCTCCTGTACGTTTTCTGATAGAGAACGGTCCTCGCAAGCTTTCGCTTAGAACAATCGATCTTCGCCCAGTCTCTTCGCGATATGGTTGGCCGTGAACAAGAGTATGAAGCTGACGACCGTCTTGAACATACCGGCTGCAATCGAGAGCGAGAAGTTGCCCATCTGAATACCGTATTTCAGCACGAAAATATCCAGGTTCTCGGAATAATCCACGTTCATGCCATTGCCAAGCAAATATTGCGGTTCAAAACCGGATTCGAGCAGGTTGCCGATATTCATAATCAACAGGATGATGAATACTGGTTTCAGACCCGGCAAGGTGATGTTCCAGATCCGTTGAAAGCGTCCGGCGCCATCGATTTCCGCCGCCTCGTACTGCGAGGGATCGATCATCGTCATGGCAGCCAAATATATAATGGTGTTCCAGCCGACATTCTTCCATACTTCCGAAACACCGAGTATTCCCCAGAAATATTCCCCTTCCCCAAGCCATAGGATCGGTTCCTTAATCATCCCGAACCACATGAGGAGTTCATTGATAATCCCGCCGTCTGCGGACAGGGCCGTCGAAATAATGCTCGCAGCCACAACCCAAGAGATGAAATGGGGCAAATAACTGATCGTCTGCACGACTCGTTTGAACATCAAATTACGCAGCTCATTGAGCAGAATCGCTAACACAATTGCCGTCACAAAACCTAAGACGAGGTTGATAAAACTCATGGCAAGCGTGTTGCGCATGACCCGGAGGAAGTGTTCGTCCTGAAACAGGAAGGTAAAATGCTGCAAGCCTACCCATTGCTGATCGAAAATCTTCTTGGCCGGTTTAAAATCCTGAAACGCGATTGTCCAGCCCCATAAAGGCATGTACTTAAAGACAAACAACCATATCAAAAAAGGAATCGACATGAAGACCAGCGCCTTCTGTTGCAGCAGCTTCTGGAAAAAGCCTTTTTCGCCTGTTGGCGGTTTATTGTTTAATTCAGTATCGTTTTTCCGTTGTTTATTGAAGAAACCTTTCGATACCGCCGGCGTTTCGCGCAACGCCGTCGTCTCTGCAGGTCCAATCGGGTTCGCCTTATCCACGGTTTCTTCTCCTTCCTATCCAGCCTATCAATTATGCTGTTATAGAAGAGGAGGGACGGATACAACCATTTTGTGTGGTCCGCCCCTGATCACCTCTCCTTCATCTATTATTGTCCCTGGACATTTGCGATTTTCTTAGCTACTTCCTCGGTGATCAGATCCTCGTATCCCTTCACATCCAGCTTGCTGAACTCGCCCACGTATTCATTCCAGATGCCGTCAAACTGGGCAGGGTTTGCAAGAACCAGTTTCGGGAAGTATTTACGCTGTAAATCGCTTTTCTTCTGCGTGAAGATTTGGGCCGGTGAGCCCTGGTCAATCGGAATGCTCCAAGCCGGGTACCATGGACGGTCGTCCGGTGCGGCAAACAATTGCGAGAAGGAATCGATGTCGTATGCTTCCAGCAATTTCTTGTCCGGTTCGGAGTAGGACATTTTGGCAACCTCAGGCTGGCGTCCTGCACCCACGGAATTACCGTCAGGAAGCGTAGAACCGTTGCCGTAACGAGGCCAGTTGTATTCAAAGTACTTGAAGCCGAACGACTCGCGGAAGGCTTCCGTATTGGTCTGTGCAATCTGCTCTTCCGTACGGTAGAAGCGTCCATTCTCATCGACGGAATACGTCTCGTCCTTAATGCCCCAGTTCGACAGAATCTGGTTCTCGTCCGTAAGCAGGTTGTTGAAATACTTCACAATGCGCTCGGGATCCTTCGCGCTGACGGAGATCCCTACACCGCGGTTGTTAACAAAGGATGGTGGATCCAGATATTGATCCTTGGTATTCTCATCGTATACAATCGGCAACGCCATATATTCGAGATCGTCGTCACCCGATTTATTGGCTGTTTCGCGCAGGTTGTTCATCGCTTGGCCTACCTGCCATCTATAGTCGAAGAAGCCGAGAACCTTACCGGAAGTCAGTTTGGCAAGGTATTGATCATAGTTGTCCACGAAAGAGGATTTATCGAACAGGCCTTCCGCATTCAGTTTGTTCAGCTCCTGCAGGTAACGCTTCGTAATGTCATCGTCCGCGTAATCGTTCGCTACATGGGTTTCCATGTCAATGATGATCCCGCCATCGTTCGGATAGCCGGCCAAGTGCATTGGGGCATTGGTCAAGGCAAAAAATTTATCCTGCGTCGTCAGTGCCAGATATCCGGTCAAGCCTTCCTCCGGATGTTTCTTCACGTAGTCGCGAATCAGGCCCAGGTACTCGTCGAACGTCTTGATCTTCGGATAACCCGCTTCCTTCAGGACGCGGCGTTGAATCCAGAATGCTCCTTGCTCGATATTGGGAGCCGACGTGTACTCGCCTACAACCGCGCTTAGCGGCAGGAAGTAAATGTTGCCGTCCTCGGCCTTCATGAGGTTGTAATACGGCTCGTACACGCGCTTGATGTTGGGGCCGTACTTATCGATCAGGTCATTGAGCGGAATGAAGGCGCCAGCCCCGACCAGCTTGTCGATCGAGCTCCCCGGTACAATCACATCGGGATAATCGTTACTGGCAATGAAGGTTCCCACCTTGGTGTTCTCGTCCCCTACCAGATGTTCCATTTTAAAATTCACGCCGGTTTGGTCCTCAAAAATTTTACCGATGGTGGTCTCGTTCGTATTTTTGTCTTTACCTGCTGCTGAGTTAAAGTAGGTGAAGGTGACCTTCTCTTCTTTCTTCTCGCCTTCGCCGCCGGCTGCCGGTGTGTCATCCGCTGCCTCTTTACCGCCGCCGCAAGCTGCCAGAAGCGATACCATCATAACCACGGTCAGACAGCTCAGCCAAAATTTCTTGTTCATGCTCTTGACCTACCCCTTTCGGTCTCGTTTATTTGTAAGCACTTTCATTATAAGAGAGCTCTGGAGCGATTTTCACCCGTCAATCTTTAGGTGATACTTAGAAAACTATAGAACCGTATCTTTTGTCGTGAAAAATGGCAGATCGGTAGCCTTCTCAACTGCACCCCTGCCGATTAACGAACAAATCCTGCTTATAGTCACTCCGAACCGGAGTGCCAAGCAGGATTTGCTAACGTTATGTTTCGATGGGGATAGACAGTCTTACCCGGGTACCTTGTCCAAGCGAGCTGTCGATTTCAAACTGGAACCGGCTTCCGTAGTACAGCTTCAGCCGGTAGATCACGTTCTGAATGCCGATCCGCTCGCCCATCTCGTCCTCCGTATCCAGGTAGCGATAGATGCGTTCTACTTGCTCTGCGGACATGCCCGCCCCGTTATCCTGAATGTTGCAGATAAGAGTTTGTCCCTCGCGTGCAATATGAACCTCAATGCGCCCCCCGTGCTTGAGCGGCTCAATGCCATGAATGCTGGCATTCTCCACAAAAGTAACGATGGCCATCTTCGGTATTTGCAGGTGTCCCTCTTCGGCTGGCGCATGGACCGAATAATCGATTTTGTCGCCAAATCGGTATTTCTGGATCTCAAGGAAACAATGGATAAACTCAACTTCTTCCTTGAGCGTCACCATGTCTTTTTTCCAAACTAAAGAATTGCGGAAGATCTTGGCCATATTATGAATGATTTTTGCCGTCTCATCCTCATCCTTCATCAGGCTGCGCATGCGGATGGTCTCCAGGGCGTTAAAGAGAAAGTGCGGATTAATCTGGCTCTGAAGGGCGATCAATTGCGCGTGCCGCCGCTGCAGCTCCAAATTCTTCTTCTGGATATCCGCCACATACACGTCGTTAATCAAGCTCTTGAGCTGCAAGGTCATCCGGTTGAATTCACCCGTCAGCTGACCGATCTCGTCACGTGCCTCAGCCTCTTGGATCGTGTCGTAATGCTGGTTCTTGACCTTCTTCATATGCTTGAGTATCCGTACCAGACGTACGTTCAGAGAACGACTAATCCAGACAATCACGAGGGTCGGGAGCAGAAAATTCAGGCAGGTCAGCACAATGACGAACCGCAGGGACTGATGCACGTCGCGCAGCACCACATCCTCCGGCGTCACGGCCATGATCGTCCAAGAGTTCAGATTGTTGGTCATGAACGTATCGGTATGAAACTCCATAAAGTTGTCGCCATGCACGATGCCGCTGTACGGTACGGAACCCTGTATGACATCGACTTGCGGATCCGTGGTGTATTCAATATTTCCGTCGCTGCTCAGCAAGTACACTTTGCCCTGTACATTCAGATTGCTCATGATCTGCCGGATCGAGGGCATCCGCATATCGATCTTGAGATACTTGGCATGGTCATCCTGGGAGCTAAAATAATTCATGCTCCGGATGATGCTGAAGCTGTCCAATTGACCGTTCTTTCCCGTACGCATCGCGATCGGCTGGGTTACGTTCTTGCCCGCAATCGCCTTGTACCAAGCTTCTTCCTTCACCTGGTCATCGATATAATTAATGCCCCCGGAATACAGCAAGGTTGGATTATCCACATAAACCGTAATCTCGCTCACCGAATTGTACACAGCACTGCCTGAATTCAAAATGCGGCGGAGATAGGTATCATAGGCCTCGATATAATCAGCCGGATGATCGTATACCGTCTCCACGATCTCGTTCAATTGAATGTCCGTGTAGAAGACGGAGGATATCTCCAGCGCGTCCTCGACTTCACGACGGAACTCATTCTTCATCTGCTCAAGCGCCACCGTTATATCCTGGATCCGCTGCTCCCTCACGCTGCCGGATGTCACGTTGTAGAAGATGAGATTGGTGACCAGGATGGGCAAAAATACGGCCAGAAAATACATTAGCAGCATCTTGTCCCGCAGACGGACGTTATTGAGGCTTGGTTTCATCGATCCGTCCCTTCGGACGCAGCCTCCTTCATCAAGCGGCTCCGGTACTCGCTTGGCGTCATTCGCTCCAATTTCTCGAATTGCGTAACGAAATAGTCCGGGTTGCCGAAGCCGACCCGTTCCGCCACCTCATAGATGCGCAGATCCGTCTGGCGCAGCAATCGCTTCGCTTCGTTCACGCGCAGCTGCAGCAGGAAATCATTAAAGTACATGCCATATGCTTTTTTGAAGAGCTGTCCCAGATAAACAGGGTTCATATAGAACTTCCCTGCGATGCCTTTCAGGCTGATATTCTCATGATAATGGGTTTCGATATACGCCTTAATCTTCTGAATTCCGCCCTTGTGCTGCTCCTTGCGAAGACGAGCAATATAGTTTGCGCTCTCAATCGCAAAATCCGTAAACAGCCGCATCAGCCCCTGAAGCGACAGGTTACGGTCATGCCACTCGGTCATCGGTTCTAGGCTGGATATTTGATTCTGATCCCCATCCATACTGCTAAGCACCCGGACCACGCCTAGCACGCATTGGTTGATTGCCGTCTTCACCGCTTCGGGAGCGTACAGCTTCTCCCGGAAGGATTCGAACAGCAAACGAATCGTCACTTCCAGCTTCTCGAAGTGCAGCTCCTCGATCTGCTCCAGAAGCTGCTGATAAAGCCCCTCTTCCAGCCCGATGTAGTGAAGGGCATGCTGGGAGGCCTCCTCATGGATCACAATGCCACTCTCATCATAAATGTACTTGTACAGGAGTGATTCTTTGGCTGTTTCGTAAGCCTTCTGAATGTGGGACAGTTGCATAACCGGTTGTCCAAAGTAAACAAAGACTCGTTCGTCGCCCGAGTTGGCAAGCGATTGCTGAATGCGTCTGGCAAATCCCCGCTGACACCCTTGGAACGAGTGCAGGATGCTGCCCGGGACGATGATGCCGATTCGACTGCGGTGCTCATGCAGGTAGAAGGGCTGTTCTCCACTCGAGATCGCTAGGAGAGCCGCTTCCACCCTGTCCTTGAATTCTGCTCTGCCACCGTCATTGTCGTTCGCCCTCGAAGCCAGCGGGTGGTCATTCCGCTCGACAAAGACGTAGAACAGATGACCCTCTGGCTGGAGCTCAAGGCGTTGCTCCCATTCCTGCAGCAGCGCCTCATCGGCTTCCCCTATAATGAGTGATTCCATCAAGGCTCCGGACATCAGCCTCTCTTCTCTCATGCGGGCCTCGCGGTCTAACTCCAGCCGTTCGCTGAGCCGAACCAGCGCATGGCTGAACTCCGTCTCATCAATCGGTTTCAGAATGAAATCATGCACGCCATAGCGGACAGCCTGCTGTGCATAGTTGAAATCATCGTATCCGCTTACAATAATGAAATACGGCTTCACGATGTCCTTCATGACGACATGCCTGATCAGCTCGAGTCCATCCAGCACCGGCATGCGGATATCGGTGATGACCACATCCGGCTGTAGCCGCTCAATCAGTTCCAGCGCATCTTCCCCGTTGTCCGCCTCATCCACAATTTGGAAGCCGCAGGCCTCCCAATCAATCAGCTTCAGAAACCCTTTGCGCGTAAACACCTCGTCATCCACCAATATCGCCCGGTTCCATTGCACGGTATGTCCCCCCTCACCTGTTCATGCACATCTTCCTGTTACATATCTTCTATCCGACTAACAGCAAACGCTTTCATATAGTAAGTCCATTGTTCATGCTCCGCACGGAATTGTCAATGGATTTGAAAATAGCGCTCAGCATTGCGGTAGCAAATATCCTGGATAATGGCACCGATATATTCATAATCGGCGGGCAATTCCCCTTCCCTGATCCAGTCCCCGAACAGGCGGCACAGCACTCTGCGGAAATATTCATGCCTCGGGAACGACATAAAGCTCCTGGAATCGGTCAGCATGCCCACAAAGGTGCTGATCAGCCCCATGGAAGACAACGCGGTGAGCTGCTTCAGCATCCCTTCCTTCTGATCGTGGAACCACCAAGCGGAACCAAGCTGAAGCTTGCCCTCAACGCCAGCCGACTGGAAATTCCCGATCGTGGTGGCAATCATTTCGTAGTGAGAAGAATATAAGCTGTACACAATGGTTTTCGGCAGCTGATCGTTCCTGTCGAGCCTGCTCAGAAATCCGTTCAGGTTTTCCGCCAGATGGAAATCAAGAATCGAGTCATACCCGCTGTCC
Above is a window of Paenibacillus sp. FSL K6-1330 DNA encoding:
- a CDS encoding endo-1,4-beta-xylanase, which codes for MSNTQRNEPRLKEWFANDFLIGAAVSPRTIETQEELLSYHFNSITAENEMKFVSVHPAEDRYTFKDADQLVTFARKHGMKMRGHTLVWHNQTTDWLFVDKNGDLVDKATLFERLKSHTDTVVKRYKDDIYAWDVVNEVIADEGAELLRPSKWLDIAGPEFISKAFEYAHEADPSALLFYNDYNESHPNKRDKIHTLVKSLLDQGTPIHGIGLQAHWNLYDPGLDDIRAAIEKYASLGLQLQLTELDVSMFRFDDKRKDLTEAPEELLEAQAKRYEAMFGILKEYRDHITSVTFWGAADDYTWLDDFPVRGRKNWPFLFDERHQPKPAFHRLVEHTIKV
- a CDS encoding ABC transporter permease subunit, producing MSIPFLIWLFVFKYMPLWGWTIAFQDFKPAKKIFDQQWVGLQHFTFLFQDEHFLRVMRNTLAMSFINLVLGFVTAIVLAILLNELRNLMFKRVVQTISYLPHFISWVVAASIISTALSADGGIINELLMWFGMIKEPILWLGEGEYFWGILGVSEVWKNVGWNTIIYLAAMTMIDPSQYEAAEIDGAGRFQRIWNITLPGLKPVFIILLIMNIGNLLESGFEPQYLLGNGMNVDYSENLDIFVLKYGIQMGNFSLSIAAGMFKTVVSFILLFTANHIAKRLGEDRLF
- a CDS encoding carbohydrate ABC transporter permease, producing the protein MAKMSDLPRAHARFKSPADRLFDTFNMVFMICLMIITLYPFINTLAVSFNNATDSVKGGIYLWPRDFTWENYKYVFNEATIFHATFISVLRTVIGTITSVFCCAMVAYTISRPEYVLRKFVSIAFILTMYFSGGLIPNFLLIRELGMLGTFSVYIIPGLIGVFNVIVIRSFIEGLPEGILESARIDGAGEFTTFMKIVLPLCVPVLATVSLFTAVSQWNSWFDVFLYNSSYSELSTLQYELMKILQNSNSSLNSGNDYASQFASSESGANQVTPTSIRATMTIVASVPIILVYPFLQKYFVQGMTLGGVKG
- a CDS encoding alpha-glucuronidase family glycosyl hydrolase yields the protein MNSTLYKAWLQYAPIKDRELASGYSRLLGTIVADLQQSRVANAAIEELKRACQSMLGIVPVITVEAPASSYLEVRILAAADADMGEMEGVGSGGDSSGRDRGRMAAQLGAEGFQLEHSIQGQQEKLVLIGGSGKGVLYGVFHLLRLLASDQPLTGLNVTEQPANGLRMINQWDNADGSVERGYSGSSIFYENGRFAENLDRVRDYARLLASVGMNAISINNVNVHEIETKFITAEYLPTIAKIADIFRVYGITLYLSINFAAPLHIGGVSTSDPLNEEVQQWWKDTANEIYDHIPDFGGFLVKADSEHRPGPFAYGRDHADGANMLAEVLEPHGGLVIWRCFVYNCMQDWRDRSTDRARAAYDHFTPLDGRFKDNVLLQIKNGPMDFQVREPVSPLFGSLKETNQVLEFQAAQEYTGQQRHVCYLVPQWKEVLDFDTYANGAGSEVKKIVNGSLHGMKYSGIAAVSNIGNDENWTGHTLAQANLYGFGRLVWDPELSSEESAEEWTRLTFGNDDMVVNTVCDMLMQSWPIYESYTSPLGVGWMITPHTHYGPDVDGYEYSRWGTYHFADRDGIGVDRTVATGTGYTAQYFEPNKARYDSLADCPDELLLFFHHVPYSHVLKSGKSVIQHIYDAHFDGAQAAAGLLEAWTSLEGMVDPERFAQVTDRLTDQAEHAKHWRDVINTYFFRKSGVPDEQGRTIY
- a CDS encoding HAMP domain-containing sensor histidine kinase, which encodes MSNMIFSFRTKMILLLMASMLASGVITFGIYKALQLYYRSEVLFENPLTRIRYFMRYEIGDVNSFLIIFVPLAIMFFFLFTKPYAKYFKEISKGIHQLAAGNFIDRVHITSKDEFGAIGRDINLAMDNLREAVERGDSAESSKDQLVLNLAHDLRTPLTSVIGYLDFILKDNQLTPEQSRHYAHIAYTKSQRLEKLIDELFEITRMNYGKVQLEKNMIDLDELLNQLNEELYPIFEKNGLTSRMNIAEQLIIGGDGDLLARVFENLLTNAIRYGNDGQFIDIHAYVDADEVVVQIINYGDCIEPEELPHIFDMFYTGDRARSHQTGSTGLGLFITKNIVEQHGGTISAQSSMIRTLFEVRLPKGDSFI
- a CDS encoding ABC transporter substrate-binding protein, which produces MNKKFWLSCLTVVMMVSLLAACGGGKEAADDTPAAGGEGEKKEEKVTFTYFNSAAGKDKNTNETTIGKIFEDQTGVNFKMEHLVGDENTKVGTFIASNDYPDVIVPGSSIDKLVGAGAFIPLNDLIDKYGPNIKRVYEPYYNLMKAEDGNIYFLPLSAVVGEYTSAPNIEQGAFWIQRRVLKEAGYPKIKTFDEYLGLIRDYVKKHPEEGLTGYLALTTQDKFFALTNAPMHLAGYPNDGGIIIDMETHVANDYADDDITKRYLQELNKLNAEGLFDKSSFVDNYDQYLAKLTSGKVLGFFDYRWQVGQAMNNLRETANKSGDDDLEYMALPIVYDENTKDQYLDPPSFVNNRGVGISVSAKDPERIVKYFNNLLTDENQILSNWGIKDETYSVDENGRFYRTEEQIAQTNTEAFRESFGFKYFEYNWPRYGNGSTLPDGNSVGAGRQPEVAKMSYSEPDKKLLEAYDIDSFSQLFAAPDDRPWYPAWSIPIDQGSPAQIFTQKKSDLQRKYFPKLVLANPAQFDGIWNEYVGEFSKLDVKGYEDLITEEVAKKIANVQGQ